Part of the Vigna unguiculata cultivar IT97K-499-35 chromosome 3, ASM411807v1, whole genome shotgun sequence genome, GAGGGTAAGTAGGTACGTTTCTTTTTATATAGTCCAAAATAAtggtaaatataataataattataattctacTGAAGACTTCACCTATTCTCAAGTTCAAGACTCAGTTTGTAACCCTGTTGATTCCTCTAAATGTCAATACATGATGATAAAGGATAGGTTTACTCTGGCTACTGTGTCCATTACTATTGCATTTACCTGTACTGAAGACCTAAGACATTTATGATAGCCACCTCTGTTTCATATCCATTGTAAGAGTTAGTTTTGTGCTACTAgtccttttttcttttcctttctggGTTGTGGTTGGAATTTCATAATTCCTCTATAGAAAACCTGTAGAATAAGTTTGTTAGCTTTGGTTCAATCTGATGGCTTTATGTTATCCGTAACCTTGTATTCTTTTAAATTCCGTGTTGTCgctgaaatttttaatttgaagcAGATATGTTGGAGGATCCTTTGATGTTGAGTCCCTCGTGGAGAATTTACTTGGTCAACTTGCTGGTAACCAAGCAATTTTGGTGAACGTATATGACATCACAAACTTTACTGATCCCTTAATCATGTATGGCAAGCAAGATGAAGAAGGTGACATGTCTCTTGTCCATGAAAGTAAGCTTGATTTTGGAGATCCATACAGGAAACATAAAATGATATGTAGGTAGGTGCCTCTTGCTGTTGTACCTTCTGTGAAATGTTTAGTCAGCAGATGCTTATCATCAAGTTTTTTAACAGGTATCACCAGAAGGCACCAACGAACTGGATAGCACTTACCACGGCAttcttattttttgtgattCTTTTATTAGTGGGTTATATTTTGTATAGTGCTGGAAATCGTATTGTCAAAGTAGAGGATGATTTTCATAAAATGGCAGAATTAAAAGTCCGTGCAGAATCAGCTGATATTGCCAAGTCACAGGTTCTTTTCCTGGCTTATCGTTAGCACAGTTAATTAGTTCCTTTTATGGCTCCATGATCACTAAAActgcatttttttctttctataataTCAGTTTCTAGCTACTGTCTCTCATGAAATCAGAACACCCATGAATGGCATTTTAGGTAACATCCGAAATTTCTCTACCCCTAAAAAGTAACATTCTTTCTTGCCTACTTTCTCATTACTATTAGTGATGCTATCTTCAAACCCCATGTTACTGTAGGAATGCTCGGTCTGCTTCTAGGCACAGAATTGAGTTCCACTCAACTAGATTATGCTCAGACTGCTCAAGCATGTGGGATGGCTCTGATAGCATTGATAAATGAAGTGCTTGACCGAGCCAAAATTGAAGCTGGCAAGTTAGAGCTGGAAACAGTTCCATTTGACATTCGATCCATACTTGATGATGtcctttctcttttttctgAGAAGTCTCGGCACAAAGGTTTAGAGGTATGTCTAGTTGCTAAATTCTTGTGAAGGTCTGAAGATCATTTAGCTTTATGAGTTGCAGAATTTCATAATTCTGTTTTGTATTTCTTGAACTAATTATCTCATTTCATTTTGATCTGTTTCACCTTTCTGGATTCGTATGTCTTTCGTGACAATGTGGCTACTGGGGTTCCTATTCACAATTCTTCTGGCTTGGACTTAATATGGTTTTGGGAACTATAGCTGGCAGTGTTTGTTTCTGATAAAGTTCCAGATATTGTCATGGGAGATCATGGAAGATTCAGACAAATAGTAACAAACCTTGTTGGCAATTCTGTTAAAGTAAGTGAAATTTTCAAAGTTAACTTGTCTAATGTTATGTGCATATTTGCATTACTAGCATGTCTTTCTGGTATAACTTTGTTCAATTTTCTAACTATTAAGAGGATGTTTGAATCCTTATTAGCTAGGTAATTCGTGGTAACATTACTGATTATAATCTTGCAGTTCACTGAGCGAGGACATATATTGGTGAAAGTCCATCTAGCAGAAAATAGGATTTCCACAATGAATGGGAAAGTGGAGACTTATCTCAATGGACGATCAGATGAAGTTGTGCATGTGTCTAGCGGTGgttataatttcaaaactttaagtGGACATGAAGCAGCTGATGAACGGAACAGCTGGGACAATTTCAAGCATCTGATCGCCGATGAAGAATTTTTCTTCGATGATTCAGTTAAAAAGGTGGCCAGTGAATCCTATGAGCAAGTGACCTTGATGGTGAGTGTGGAGGACACTGGGAATGGAATTCCTTTCATAGCCCAAGATAAGATTTTCATGCCTTTTGTACAGGCAGATAGCTCAACCTCAAGACATTATGGTGGTACTGGGATTGGCTTGAGTATAAGCAAGTGCCTGGTTGAACTGATGGGTGGTGAGATCAGTTTTATAAGCCGGCCCCAGATTGGGAGCACGTTTTCATTCACTGCAGATTTTGGAACAATCAAGAAAAATTCAATCACTGACATGAAGAAACATAACTTGGAAGACCTGCGTTCCAGTTTTAGAGGGTTTAAAGCCATTGTGGTTGATGGAAAACCTGTTAGAGCAGCTGTTACTAGATACCATCTGAAGAGACTAGGGATTCAGGCCAAAGTAGCAAATAGCATCAACAAGGCTGTTTCTTTATGTGGGAAAAATTGGTCTTTGACCTCAGGGTAAGATTTTAGTTTCTCTTATATAGTTGTCAATTATGAAGAAACTGAATTTGATACGCATGTGCTTATGAATAGTGAGTTTTCGAATGTTGTTGTGATGTGGTTTTCTAtagttaataaattttgttctcGCTAGATACTAGTTTTTGTTTGAGATATTGCTGTTGTTCAGTTCATTGACTGTGTAAACTGGTTGGATATGGCAGAATATTTCAGCCTGATATGATTTTTGTTGAGAAAGACTCGTGGATTTGTGGAGAGGATGGGATCTTCAACGTGTGGCAACTGGACTGGAAACAGAACGGGCACATGTTTAAGATACCTCAAATGATCCTTCTTGCAACCAACATTACTAATACTGAATTTGATAAAGCTAAAGCAGCAGGTTTCAGTGATACTGTGATCATGAAGCCTCTGAGAGCCAGCATGGTGGCTGCATGTCTTCAACAAGTTCTGGGAACAGGGAAGAAGAGACAGCTAGGAAAGGACACGGGTTCATCTTTTGCACGAAGCCTTCTTTGTGGGAAAAAAATACTAGTGGTTGATGACAATAGGGTAAATAGAAGGGTCGCTGCAGGTGCATTACAAAATTTTGGAGCTCATGTGACATGTGCAGAAAGTGGCAAAATTGCTCTTGAAATGCTTCAATTGCCTCACAATTTTGATGCTTGCTTCATGGATATTCAAATGCCAGAAATGGACGGGTACGTTTCTTATCATTTCCCttcttaatatgatattaaaaatcaaatcttttataGATGAAGCATCTAAATATGTATATGATGAAACTATTTGCAGGTTTCAAGCAACTGGGAAAATTCGGGAAATGGAGAGAAAGGCAAATGGTGAATGTGGTGAAGGAAATGGGTGGAAAAAGGAGTACCATTTACCTATATTGGCCATGACAGCAGATGTAATTCAAGCAACATGCGAGAAGTGTGTGGAATGTGGAATGGATGGTTACGTAACAAAGCCTTTTGAGGAAGAAAATCTGTATCAAGCAGTTGCAAAGtttttcaacccaaaacctacctcagacaacaacaacaacaacaactcaTTACAGAATGGCAACAGAACTTAATTGAATTGGACACACTCTCACTACTGGCATTTTTCATAGTTTGCTAGTCATCTGAATGTGCTTCAACATACACAACAACAGCTTCAGTTGGTTTCAACATATCTTAGATTATGCAGTGATCATTCATTTCTAACCACCAGCTGAACATGATTTCAATTTCAACCCGAAAAGATGTATACCACTACTACCCCAACTAGTGTACAGATCTCCCAAGGGATGAGGAAAATCAtgtaaattcaatatttttctttggcATCTCGATACTCCCTATCAGAAGGGTATCACTAtagtctattttttttagttttgaaatccTTTTTGCTGTAAAATTGTCTTGTACAAGATTTGGTTAGTTACTACTATTATTGTTCATCAGAAGGAAAAGGCTTCCATATGCTTTTTTCTACATTTCCAATTTCTTTCCATGGCTTTTAAATAACTCACTTCATTTTCATTCTCACAATAGAACATTATATTACTGTCAAATGAAATTATCCATCTCCTATATCATACTAGTAACTTCGAGAAACATACTTAAGAGAGTTTATATGTATTGTTTTGTGAGGAAAGAGAAGGAATAACGTACACGTGTCAAGAGTTGGTAGCAACATAATGAGGTGGCAGACTCTGGAAATGACATGACATGCATATAGAAAGAATGAGTTTAATGTCTGTAGCAAGTGCATGCATATAAATTAGGTTGGTGGGTGTGAAAGTGGTAGAAGttggaagaaagaaagaaaaagaaaatgaatatggAACAGTATCAGAATCAGTACGGTGCTGCTACTATCAGTAAGGATCCTGTTCAGCAGGAAATGGAGACCACCGGAGACACCACCGGAGTTGGGTTTGGTGGCGGCGGTGGCGGTGGAAGTACACAAGTCATAGCTGAAGATTATGATACCAGAAATAGCAATTATGATAACAGCAACAGCAACAACAGTGGAGAGAAGCAGAAGAAAGGAAtcatagagaaaataaaagagaagcTTCCTGGGACTGGAACACATCAACACAAGTAGTTAACATCAATCATCAACACAGTGTAAAATCATGTCATGTTATGAGATAAATGCTACGCATGTTTCCTTCTCTCaccaaattaataaaactaCTTCTGTTTTATGTTATGTTCTCTTCTGGTTCATTGATCTTTATTAACCTCCTATTAtatcaacatattttattttattaatttgattgatgacttttttataatctatttgaatcaataaattcaattaagaTAGATAACAACATAACATTTTTCTACAGAAACCGTTGAGTATGTTGTTTGAGGTTGAGACTTTCGTTTGCTCTCACTATATCTGaatttgtttgaccaaaaagttTAAGGTATTTTGTTTAGATGTAACTAGGGAACACACATGCCCccatcttttaattttcaataagatcaataacaaattgttgttttaatttttaaaatagttattaaatataaaattttaaaaaaataagataaaagataaaaagagatttataaaaaaatattaaaaaaaaggttttttagtaaatgattaaaaatattagaaaatttaaataataatttaagataaaagagatttgtaaaaaaatattaaaaataagataaaagataaaagagatttgtagaaaaatgattaaaactaaattatttataaaataactaagAGTAAAATGAGTATTATGAAATAcggacaaaaaagaaaaatcttctttattgttatagatctttattatttgtttatttgttatagatctttattatttgtttatttgtttattatcgtTATAGATAGATAATAATGACATACAAACGAGAAggaatgaatatattatttagattaatattggaataaaaatatgtttatacaaaaaaattgattaaaaataattaaataacacatttctaaaattaaatcatGACCCTTAATAGTTTAATGagtatatttaatccttaataGTTTAATGAGTATGAGTAttcaatgaattatttttatagtttagtattcaatgaattattgtataatttactgagtattcaataaattatttttatgtataatttactcaataaattacttttatagtTTACTGAACatctaataaattaattttataatttactgTGTATccaataaattacttttaaagt contains:
- the LOC114177692 gene encoding histidine kinase 4-like isoform X1: MKSEQAGSNGKNTFIQAHRAWLPKLLMLWILLMALIGWCIYTKMDADTKVRRKEVLGSLCDQRARMLQDQFSVSVNHVHALAILVSTFHYYRTPSAIDQETFAEYTARTAFERPLLSGVAYAQRVVNSERESFEKQHGWVIKTMERKPSQVRDEYAPVIFAQETVSYLESLDMMSGEEDRENILRARATGKAVLTSPFKLLGSHHLGVVLTFPVYKSKLPSKPTMEERIKATAGYVGGSFDVESLVENLLGQLAGNQAILVNVYDITNFTDPLIMYGKQDEEGDMSLVHESKLDFGDPYRKHKMICRYHQKAPTNWIALTTAFLFFVILLLVGYILYSAGNRIVKVEDDFHKMAELKVRAESADIAKSQFLATVSHEIRTPMNGILGMLGLLLGTELSSTQLDYAQTAQACGMALIALINEVLDRAKIEAGKLELETVPFDIRSILDDVLSLFSEKSRHKGLELAVFVSDKVPDIVMGDHGRFRQIVTNLVGNSVKFTERGHILVKVHLAENRISTMNGKVETYLNGRSDEVVHVSSGGYNFKTLSGHEAADERNSWDNFKHLIADEEFFFDDSVKKVASESYEQVTLMVSVEDTGNGIPFIAQDKIFMPFVQADSSTSRHYGGTGIGLSISKCLVELMGGEISFISRPQIGSTFSFTADFGTIKKNSITDMKKHNLEDLRSSFRGFKAIVVDGKPVRAAVTRYHLKRLGIQAKVANSINKAVSLCGKNWSLTSGIFQPDMIFVEKDSWICGEDGIFNVWQLDWKQNGHMFKIPQMILLATNITNTEFDKAKAAGFSDTVIMKPLRASMVAACLQQVLGTGKKRQLGKDTGSSFARSLLCGKKILVVDDNRVNRRVAAGALQNFGAHVTCAESGKIALEMLQLPHNFDACFMDIQMPEMDGFQATGKIREMERKANGECGEGNGWKKEYHLPILAMTADVIQATCEKCVECGMDGYVTKPFEEENLYQAVAKFFNPKPTSDNNNNNNSLQNGNRT
- the LOC114177692 gene encoding histidine kinase 4-like isoform X2; translation: MQEDRENILRARATGKAVLTSPFKLLGSHHLGVVLTFPVYKSKLPSKPTMEERIKATAGYVGGSFDVESLVENLLGQLAGNQAILVNVYDITNFTDPLIMYGKQDEEGDMSLVHESKLDFGDPYRKHKMICRYHQKAPTNWIALTTAFLFFVILLLVGYILYSAGNRIVKVEDDFHKMAELKVRAESADIAKSQFLATVSHEIRTPMNGILGMLGLLLGTELSSTQLDYAQTAQACGMALIALINEVLDRAKIEAGKLELETVPFDIRSILDDVLSLFSEKSRHKGLELAVFVSDKVPDIVMGDHGRFRQIVTNLVGNSVKFTERGHILVKVHLAENRISTMNGKVETYLNGRSDEVVHVSSGGYNFKTLSGHEAADERNSWDNFKHLIADEEFFFDDSVKKVASESYEQVTLMVSVEDTGNGIPFIAQDKIFMPFVQADSSTSRHYGGTGIGLSISKCLVELMGGEISFISRPQIGSTFSFTADFGTIKKNSITDMKKHNLEDLRSSFRGFKAIVVDGKPVRAAVTRYHLKRLGIQAKVANSINKAVSLCGKNWSLTSGIFQPDMIFVEKDSWICGEDGIFNVWQLDWKQNGHMFKIPQMILLATNITNTEFDKAKAAGFSDTVIMKPLRASMVAACLQQVLGTGKKRQLGKDTGSSFARSLLCGKKILVVDDNRVNRRVAAGALQNFGAHVTCAESGKIALEMLQLPHNFDACFMDIQMPEMDGFQATGKIREMERKANGECGEGNGWKKEYHLPILAMTADVIQATCEKCVECGMDGYVTKPFEEENLYQAVAKFFNPKPTSDNNNNNNSLQNGNRT
- the LOC114178114 gene encoding water stress-inducible protein Rab21-like: MEQYQNQYGAATISKDPVQQEMETTGDTTGVGFGGGGGGGSTQVIAEDYDTRNSNYDNSNSNNSGEKQKKGIIEKIKEKLPGTGTHQHK